One genomic segment of Chitinophaga sancti includes these proteins:
- a CDS encoding heme-copper oxidase subunit III: MSLQQRKKIHPHKYSLWIAMGSITMMFIGFTSAYVVKRSQANWVTFELPMIFWVSTAVILASSVTVQIAVKQFRNRHMQAYKQLITLTALLGIAFAVCQWIGFSQMAHNGLPLNGPASASFIYVIVGVHLLHVLGGVVVLLVLFGRAFRTKVLSYSSVPIEVASTYWHFVDILWIYLLIFLSIAR; the protein is encoded by the coding sequence ATGAGTTTACAACAACGCAAAAAGATACATCCACACAAATATTCCCTATGGATAGCTATGGGGAGTATTACGATGATGTTTATTGGTTTCACCAGTGCGTATGTAGTAAAGCGATCGCAAGCAAACTGGGTCACTTTCGAGCTGCCTATGATCTTTTGGGTGAGCACCGCAGTAATCCTGGCCAGTAGTGTAACTGTTCAGATAGCTGTAAAGCAATTCAGAAACAGACATATGCAGGCATACAAACAGCTGATCACGCTGACCGCTCTGTTAGGAATAGCATTTGCGGTATGTCAGTGGATTGGATTTTCACAGATGGCACATAATGGGCTACCTTTAAATGGTCCGGCATCTGCTTCTTTTATTTATGTGATTGTAGGTGTACACCTGCTGCACGTACTGGGTGGAGTAGTCGTTTTGCTGGTTTTGTTTGGAAGAGCCTTTAGAACCAAAGTATTAAGCTACAGTTCAGTTCCGATTGAAGTAGCCTCTACTTACTGGCACTTTGTAGACATTCTGTGGATTTACCTTTTGATTTTTCTGAGTATCGCCAGATAA
- a CDS encoding glycosyltransferase family 1 protein, protein MHRIGLDFEKLKYPHNGLYTFCLQLGQRLLNLQQQNEQLLYYMPESFTGFNGRFATIPYKWYDRYAFFTEKMDVFHAVHQTGNVWPRRQAKKALVTIHDLNFLFDQRLRNWQKQHHLRQLQKQVDETDIVVSISKFTLSVIREHIKVPESKCHIVYQGSEVKQFPGFDTPSYKPQKPFLFTIGMLTAKKNFHVLPALLMGNDYELIIAGRQQGDYIKKIEAAAAELGVSNRLKLVGGITDEEKYWYYSQCLAFLFPSLAEGFGAPVVEAMHFGKPVFLSDKTSLPEVGGAVAYYFRDFAPDAMQDVFAKGLDHFAGNDRADAIKKHALQFSWDANAKAYFELYRSLY, encoded by the coding sequence ATGCACCGCATCGGTCTGGATTTCGAGAAATTAAAGTATCCACACAACGGTCTTTATACCTTCTGTTTACAATTAGGACAACGACTATTGAACCTGCAGCAGCAGAATGAACAACTGCTGTATTATATGCCCGAATCTTTCACTGGATTCAATGGCAGATTTGCAACCATTCCTTATAAATGGTATGACAGATATGCCTTCTTTACTGAAAAGATGGACGTATTTCATGCTGTGCACCAGACAGGGAATGTGTGGCCCAGAAGGCAGGCAAAAAAAGCACTGGTCACTATTCATGATCTGAACTTCCTGTTTGATCAACGGCTCAGGAACTGGCAGAAACAGCATCACCTGCGCCAGTTGCAGAAACAGGTAGATGAAACGGATATAGTCGTTTCTATCTCAAAGTTTACATTGAGCGTGATCAGAGAACATATCAAAGTGCCGGAAAGTAAATGTCATATCGTATACCAGGGCTCTGAAGTAAAACAGTTTCCTGGGTTCGATACTCCTTCTTATAAACCACAAAAGCCTTTCCTGTTTACTATCGGTATGCTGACAGCCAAGAAGAATTTTCATGTACTGCCTGCATTGCTGATGGGGAATGATTATGAACTGATCATAGCCGGCAGACAACAGGGTGATTACATCAAAAAGATTGAAGCAGCAGCAGCAGAATTAGGTGTGAGCAACAGGTTGAAACTGGTAGGAGGTATTACAGATGAAGAGAAATACTGGTATTATAGCCAGTGTCTGGCATTCCTGTTTCCTTCACTGGCAGAAGGTTTTGGCGCACCTGTGGTAGAAGCCATGCACTTTGGCAAACCGGTGTTTTTGTCTGACAAAACGAGTTTACCTGAAGTAGGAGGGGCCGTCGCTTATTACTTCCGTGATTTTGCACCCGATGCTATGCAGGATGTTTTTGCGAAAGGGCTGGACCACTTTGCCGGCAATGATCGTGCAGATGCCATAAAAAAACATGCCCTGCAATTTAGCTGGGATGCTAATGCAAAGGCATATTTTGAATTATATCGAAGCTTGTATTAA
- a CDS encoding SCO family protein: MLLPLVGYLIVDHYREDAVPLPRHYIAERVDTVMKDGKQTYDTVYHTVKDFTFTNQMGQQVSLHDLPNKMVLVNFFFTSCPSICPKMMANLEKLQKAYIKSDTLLQLLSLTVDPERDSSETLRQYGLKRNINPDNWWLLTGSKKDIYDLARHEFFVSVTEGDGGPDDFIHTEKLILLDKDRQIRGYYDGTDSNVIRQVANDIAVLHLEKAKHRPPFLQRILNPGTE; encoded by the coding sequence GTGCTGTTGCCATTGGTGGGCTACCTGATAGTAGATCACTATCGGGAGGATGCAGTACCACTCCCCCGCCATTATATAGCGGAGCGTGTAGATACTGTGATGAAAGATGGGAAGCAAACGTATGATACGGTGTATCATACGGTAAAGGATTTTACATTTACCAACCAGATGGGCCAGCAGGTATCCTTACATGACCTGCCAAACAAAATGGTGCTGGTAAATTTCTTTTTTACTTCCTGTCCCAGCATTTGCCCAAAGATGATGGCAAATCTGGAAAAGCTACAAAAAGCGTATATCAAGAGTGATACCTTACTGCAACTGCTGTCGCTGACAGTAGATCCGGAAAGAGATTCATCTGAGACTTTGCGCCAATATGGTTTAAAACGCAATATTAATCCTGATAACTGGTGGTTACTAACCGGTAGTAAGAAGGATATTTATGATCTGGCCCGACACGAGTTTTTTGTAAGCGTGACAGAGGGAGATGGCGGACCGGATGATTTTATCCATACAGAGAAACTGATCTTACTGGACAAGGACCGCCAGATCAGGGGGTATTATGATGGAACAGACAGCAATGTAATTCGTCAGGTCGCAAATGATATCGCTGTATTGCACCTGGAGAAGGCAAAGCATCGTCCTCCTTTCCTGCAAAGGATTCTGAATCCAGGTACTGAATAA
- a CDS encoding glycosyltransferase family 2 protein, translating to MKVAGFTFVRNAVKYDYPVLASIRSILPLCDEVIVSVGDSDDGTLELIQSIDSPKIKITHSVWDDSLKEGGRILAVETDKAFAHVSPDADWCFYIQADEVVHERDYAAIKAAMEKYKDDPKVEGLLFEYMHFFGSYDYIGDSRVWYKYEIRVIRNDKKISSYRDAQGFRKEGEKLHVKQIDANIYHYGWVKDPEAQARKLNNSYQLYHGGNNEKMKKRVNIQEFDYGVVDSLELFRGTHPAVMQSRIDEKGWKFEHDISRKKFGFKDSILYWIEKRTGKRLFDYRNYIKI from the coding sequence ATGAAAGTAGCCGGATTCACTTTTGTTCGCAATGCCGTTAAATATGACTATCCTGTATTGGCATCTATCAGGTCGATCCTGCCACTGTGCGATGAGGTGATTGTCAGTGTAGGTGATTCTGACGATGGAACATTGGAACTCATTCAGTCAATCGATTCTCCTAAAATTAAGATTACACATTCTGTATGGGATGATTCGCTGAAAGAAGGTGGACGTATTCTGGCTGTAGAAACAGACAAGGCATTTGCACATGTAAGTCCGGATGCAGACTGGTGTTTTTACATCCAGGCCGATGAGGTGGTGCATGAAAGAGATTATGCGGCAATAAAGGCTGCAATGGAAAAGTATAAAGATGATCCTAAAGTAGAAGGTTTGTTGTTTGAATACATGCACTTCTTTGGCAGCTACGATTATATTGGTGATTCAAGAGTGTGGTATAAGTATGAGATCAGGGTGATTAGAAATGATAAGAAGATTTCTTCTTACCGCGATGCACAGGGTTTCAGAAAAGAAGGAGAGAAATTGCATGTAAAACAGATTGATGCCAACATCTATCATTATGGATGGGTAAAGGATCCGGAAGCACAGGCAAGGAAGCTGAATAATTCATACCAGTTGTATCATGGTGGGAATAATGAGAAGATGAAGAAGAGGGTGAATATCCAGGAGTTTGATTATGGAGTGGTAGATAGTCTGGAACTATTCAGGGGTACACATCCAGCTGTGATGCAGTCAAGGATTGATGAGAAGGGGTGGAAGTTTGAGCACGATATCAGCAGGAAGAAATTTGGTTTCAAGGATAGTATCCTGTATTGGATAGAAAAAAGAACCGGTAAGCGTTTGTTCGATTACCGGAACTATATAAAGATTTAA
- a CDS encoding cytochrome c oxidase subunit 3, giving the protein MDTAVTAKKKWWSGGHSPFNVSYGKLMMWYFLLSDAFTFGALLISYGTIRFMSTSWPDPNEVFRSFPGLGHANVPMGFVSLMTFILIMSSVTMVLAVHAGHQRRQQDVAKWLVWTIIGGIAFLSCQAWEWTHLWHEGAWWGRNPFANADGTAGSPNFTNFFFTITGFHGLHVTSGVILNILILANVLKGTYEDRGHYEMVEKVGLYWHFVDLVWVFVFTCFYLL; this is encoded by the coding sequence ATGGATACAGCAGTTACAGCGAAGAAAAAATGGTGGTCCGGGGGACATTCTCCTTTTAATGTGAGTTACGGAAAGTTGATGATGTGGTACTTCCTGTTGTCAGATGCCTTCACTTTTGGAGCATTGTTGATATCATATGGAACGATCCGCTTCATGAGTACTTCATGGCCTGACCCTAACGAGGTGTTCCGTTCGTTCCCAGGTTTGGGACATGCAAATGTTCCAATGGGATTTGTGAGCTTGATGACATTCATTCTGATCATGAGTTCTGTAACTATGGTATTGGCTGTACATGCCGGTCACCAGCGTCGTCAGCAGGATGTAGCTAAATGGCTCGTCTGGACGATCATCGGTGGTATCGCGTTCCTGAGCTGTCAGGCATGGGAGTGGACACATCTGTGGCACGAAGGTGCATGGTGGGGTCGTAATCCTTTTGCAAATGCTGATGGTACTGCTGGTTCTCCTAACTTTACTAACTTTTTCTTTACCATCACCGGTTTCCACGGTTTGCACGTAACTTCTGGTGTGATATTGAACATCCTTATCCTGGCTAACGTACTGAAAGGTACTTACGAAGACAGAGGTCACTATGAAATGGTTGAAAAAGTAGGTCTGTACTGGCACTTTGTGGATCTGGTTTGGGTATTCGTATTCACCTGTTTCTACCTGCTCTAA
- a CDS encoding glycosyltransferase family 1 protein: MPQLLFDCEKMKYPNTGLFEFCKQLGFALHNNKMADEEMVYYVPAQYTGYFGENATYIKKNSLHKHWMPTYFKPTIWHTTFQTSRYMPSTGRAKKVLTIHDLNCIHEKIHPKQIKSTLKAIQENINRADHVVTISQFVMNDVKTHLHLKDKSASVVLNGCHLEEYPDFNAPAYHPTKPFLFTIGGVNAKKNFHVLPALLVGNDYELIIAGPIFDDNYKQHILMTAQAHGVASRVKIIGAISYPDKYWYLRYCVGFLFPSIAEGFGLPVIEAMTLGKPCFLSDKTSLPEIGGPLSYYFHDFEPTTMQEVFRNGIQDYLKNNPSEAIKAHAALLSYDNTAKNYLSIYRSLY, translated from the coding sequence ATGCCACAACTATTATTCGACTGTGAGAAAATGAAATACCCCAATACAGGACTCTTTGAATTCTGCAAACAACTGGGATTTGCTCTACATAATAATAAAATGGCAGATGAGGAAATGGTCTATTATGTTCCGGCACAGTATACCGGTTACTTTGGAGAGAATGCGACTTATATCAAAAAGAATTCCCTCCATAAGCACTGGATGCCGACCTACTTTAAGCCAACTATATGGCATACCACTTTTCAGACGTCAAGATACATGCCATCAACAGGTAGAGCTAAAAAAGTATTGACTATCCATGACCTAAACTGCATTCATGAAAAGATCCATCCAAAACAAATAAAAAGCACCTTAAAGGCTATCCAGGAAAACATTAACCGGGCAGATCATGTTGTAACAATTTCTCAATTTGTCATGAATGATGTGAAAACACACTTGCATTTGAAAGACAAATCTGCAAGTGTAGTGCTGAATGGATGCCACTTAGAAGAATATCCTGACTTTAATGCACCGGCTTATCATCCTACTAAACCATTTCTCTTTACCATTGGAGGCGTCAATGCCAAAAAGAATTTTCATGTATTGCCAGCGTTACTGGTTGGCAATGATTATGAATTGATCATAGCAGGACCTATTTTCGATGACAATTATAAGCAGCATATCCTGATGACAGCACAGGCACACGGTGTTGCCAGCAGGGTAAAAATAATAGGTGCCATATCCTATCCCGATAAATACTGGTATCTTCGTTATTGTGTCGGTTTTCTATTCCCTTCTATTGCTGAAGGTTTTGGTCTTCCCGTCATAGAAGCTATGACCTTGGGTAAGCCATGCTTTCTTTCTGACAAAACAAGTTTGCCTGAAATAGGAGGACCTCTTAGTTACTATTTTCACGATTTTGAACCAACCACTATGCAGGAAGTTTTCAGGAATGGCATACAGGATTACCTGAAAAATAATCCTTCCGAAGCTATAAAGGCACATGCAGCTCTGCTAAGCTATGATAATACGGCCAAAAACTATCTGAGTATATATCGCAGCCTTTATTAA
- a CDS encoding DUF420 domain-containing protein: protein MSLTNKNLNLPITIVSIAIPVVVALLMYLPRQHMEAGFNVSVLPLFHAALNSATAVLLLASLYFIKMKQIKAHKVANLVAVALSAIFLVSYVTYHFFVKSTMYGDVDHNYIVTEAEKAAAGGLRYVYFFILITHIILAGIIVPLVLFTLLRGFQNDFEKHKKIARITWPIWFYVAVTGVIVYVMIAPYY from the coding sequence ATGAGTCTTACAAACAAAAATCTGAACCTGCCTATTACGATTGTATCCATAGCGATACCGGTAGTCGTGGCGCTCCTGATGTATTTGCCGCGCCAGCATATGGAAGCGGGGTTTAATGTTTCAGTATTGCCGTTGTTTCATGCGGCACTGAATTCAGCTACAGCAGTGTTGTTGTTGGCGAGTCTGTATTTTATCAAGATGAAGCAGATTAAAGCACACAAGGTGGCGAACCTGGTTGCGGTGGCGCTGTCAGCTATTTTCCTGGTATCGTATGTAACGTATCACTTCTTTGTGAAGTCTACTATGTATGGTGATGTAGATCATAACTATATTGTAACAGAAGCAGAGAAAGCAGCGGCAGGCGGATTGAGGTATGTGTATTTCTTTATCCTGATTACGCATATTATCCTGGCTGGTATTATAGTTCCGCTGGTATTGTTTACCTTGCTGCGTGGGTTTCAGAATGACTTTGAGAAGCATAAGAAGATTGCGAGAATTACATGGCCGATCTGGTTTTATGTAGCGGTAACCGGTGTGATTGTGTATGTAATGATCGCGCCATATTATTGA
- a CDS encoding tRNA-binding protein, whose amino-acid sequence MEQITWQDFEKVAIRVGTIIEVADFPKAKNPAYQLLIDFGPEVGIKRSSAQITKLYSEETLIGKQVVAVVNFPVKQVANFFSECLVLGVVGADKEVVLLQPDRAVRNGLQVG is encoded by the coding sequence ATGGAACAGATTACGTGGCAGGATTTTGAAAAGGTAGCCATTCGGGTAGGAACCATTATAGAAGTAGCCGATTTTCCCAAGGCAAAGAATCCCGCTTACCAGTTATTAATTGACTTTGGCCCTGAGGTGGGCATTAAGCGTTCATCTGCCCAGATCACCAAATTATATAGTGAAGAGACGTTGATCGGCAAACAGGTGGTTGCTGTAGTGAATTTTCCAGTGAAGCAGGTGGCTAATTTCTTCTCTGAATGCCTGGTACTCGGTGTAGTGGGTGCAGATAAAGAAGTAGTGTTGTTACAGCCAGACAGGGCGGTCCGGAATGGCCTGCAAGTAGGATGA
- a CDS encoding cytochrome C oxidase subunit IV family protein, with protein sequence MSNTTYTDAGHDVHVADSSTKSIWKTFWILLAITVVEIALALIHLNTGFPPKLLVNSIFIGLTIVKAFFIVAEFMHLGHEIKNLIMTILMPLLLFVWFIIAFLADGDSWKNMRKNLAPGTPKPVEKVQVIEGGEGHHE encoded by the coding sequence ATGTCAAATACAACATATACAGACGCGGGTCACGATGTTCATGTAGCTGATAGCTCTACCAAGAGCATCTGGAAAACGTTTTGGATTTTATTAGCGATCACAGTTGTTGAAATCGCGCTGGCTTTGATTCACCTGAACACAGGGTTTCCTCCTAAGCTGCTGGTAAACTCTATCTTCATTGGTCTGACCATTGTGAAGGCATTCTTTATCGTAGCTGAGTTCATGCACCTTGGTCATGAGATCAAGAACCTGATCATGACTATCCTCATGCCACTGCTGCTGTTTGTCTGGTTTATCATCGCCTTCCTGGCTGATGGTGATTCATGGAAGAACATGCGTAAGAACCTGGCTCCTGGTACTCCAAAACCAGTTGAGAAAGTACAGGTTATCGAAGGCGGAGAGGGACACCACGAATAA
- a CDS encoding chloride channel protein, giving the protein MKSIGLAVLFAVLAALVFEGLARLINFITWVCFLGAFKTDIPDITDSGLGGWIILIPIAGALAGALIAKSGKKKLVPFSALLMTGTGFPFGVEGTFVSGLFVLGERKLLKAAALAGALAYMMHAPLAATVLIFELGFIAFTLLNVVAILLSAATGALCCFLFYGWGAVFPIHESGGNTISGLTVYFITGIVVSLFGISLTGLIKMMGKITYKREWLPVIAAVIIGYLGWLRPEGLGTGNNFLEVLYTGQMNLEICLGLSLVRFAMLALAAGSGAPGHALMITPLVLIGGALGTGCILLFAMLFGVHDTTFGVAAMVGIAAMLTGRLPIILAAIILSIEMTHQWMVILPVIVAVIPAFILRKLIVRNGTN; this is encoded by the coding sequence ATGAAAAGCATTGGGCTAGCTGTATTGTTTGCTGTACTCGCCGCATTGGTGTTTGAAGGACTCGCACGGCTGATTAACTTCATCACCTGGGTCTGCTTTTTAGGAGCATTCAAAACGGATATACCTGATATTACTGATTCCGGATTAGGTGGGTGGATCATCCTTATTCCAATAGCAGGTGCTTTGGCTGGTGCCCTGATTGCAAAGTCCGGAAAGAAAAAGCTGGTTCCTTTTAGTGCCCTGTTGATGACCGGCACAGGTTTTCCGTTTGGAGTGGAAGGTACTTTTGTAAGTGGGTTATTTGTATTGGGTGAAAGGAAGTTGCTCAAAGCAGCGGCACTTGCAGGTGCATTGGCATATATGATGCACGCACCGCTGGCAGCGACAGTATTGATCTTTGAACTGGGTTTTATAGCGTTTACCTTATTGAATGTCGTTGCCATATTATTGTCGGCTGCAACAGGTGCATTGTGCTGTTTTTTGTTTTATGGCTGGGGAGCTGTTTTTCCTATACATGAATCAGGCGGTAATACGATTTCAGGATTAACTGTATACTTTATTACGGGTATAGTCGTATCGCTATTTGGCATCTCACTAACAGGGTTGATAAAGATGATGGGAAAGATCACTTACAAACGGGAATGGTTGCCGGTCATTGCTGCTGTGATCATTGGTTATTTGGGTTGGCTACGACCTGAAGGATTGGGTACGGGAAATAACTTTTTAGAAGTGCTGTATACCGGTCAGATGAATCTGGAGATCTGCCTGGGATTATCATTGGTGCGTTTTGCAATGCTTGCGTTGGCTGCTGGTTCAGGCGCACCTGGCCATGCGTTGATGATTACACCTTTGGTGTTAATAGGTGGTGCACTGGGAACGGGCTGTATATTGCTGTTTGCGATGTTATTTGGTGTGCATGATACGACATTCGGAGTGGCTGCCATGGTGGGTATCGCAGCAATGCTCACGGGAAGACTCCCCATCATACTGGCAGCAATTATACTATCCATAGAAATGACACATCAATGGATGGTCATTCTACCTGTTATAGTAGCTGTAATACCTGCTTTTATACTCCGTAAACTGATTGTAAGAAACGGTACAAATTAA
- the meaB gene encoding methylmalonyl Co-A mutase-associated GTPase MeaB: MRSLLTALLQGSPRALARCITLVENEASGYEGLLADLPANNHTRVIGITGPPGAGKSTLVNGLIELLLKQGKKVGIIAVDPSSPFNYGALLGDRVRMAQHFNNDHVFIRSMASRGALGGLSPRIIEVSDLMKAAGFDYLFIETVGVGQSEVEIAGIATTTVVVVVPEAGDEIQTMKAGLMEIADIFVVNKADRDNADAFVKNLRILAHSRVQETAVLKTVATTNEGLTALIAAIDHHQQQLTQHPEKHAQLLTEKAWQLIQRQRMRTFNRQDLFQQIKAGLEKGDFNLYRFLQSVYGV; the protein is encoded by the coding sequence ATGCGTTCTCTATTGACAGCCCTATTACAGGGCTCACCCAGGGCATTGGCCCGATGTATAACCCTGGTGGAAAATGAAGCCAGCGGGTACGAAGGACTGTTGGCAGACCTTCCTGCCAATAATCATACCCGGGTGATCGGCATTACCGGCCCTCCCGGCGCTGGCAAAAGTACGCTTGTGAATGGCTTAATTGAACTGCTACTGAAACAGGGGAAAAAGGTAGGCATCATTGCCGTTGACCCCAGTTCTCCCTTTAATTACGGCGCATTACTGGGAGATCGGGTACGTATGGCCCAGCATTTTAACAACGACCATGTTTTTATCCGCTCTATGGCAAGCAGAGGGGCATTGGGAGGATTAAGCCCAAGGATCATTGAAGTGAGCGACCTGATGAAAGCCGCTGGTTTTGATTATCTCTTTATAGAAACAGTTGGAGTGGGGCAGAGTGAAGTGGAAATAGCCGGAATTGCTACCACCACGGTAGTAGTGGTCGTACCGGAAGCAGGCGATGAAATACAAACCATGAAAGCAGGGTTGATGGAAATCGCAGACATCTTCGTGGTAAATAAAGCGGATAGAGATAATGCAGATGCATTTGTAAAAAACCTGCGCATACTGGCTCATAGCCGTGTTCAGGAAACAGCCGTTTTAAAAACAGTCGCTACTACCAACGAAGGCTTAACTGCATTGATAGCCGCCATCGACCATCATCAACAACAACTGACCCAGCATCCGGAAAAACACGCACAATTACTTACAGAGAAAGCCTGGCAACTCATACAACGCCAACGTATGCGTACCTTTAACAGGCAGGACTTGTTTCAGCAAATAAAAGCAGGACTTGAAAAAGGAGATTTTAATTTGTACCGTTTCTTACAATCAGTTTACGGAGTATAA
- a CDS encoding DUF2024 family protein, with protein sequence MEVAIFDTYVKRREGGYMHFDIIVSVDTNYESVLTFGNAYLKSRSLTSPVISSRDCRFCHMQETVPSWEKNIQQQGYHIYELEGCR encoded by the coding sequence ATGGAAGTTGCTATTTTCGACACCTATGTGAAACGCCGTGAAGGAGGCTATATGCATTTTGACATAATCGTCTCCGTTGACACTAATTACGAAAGCGTTCTCACATTTGGTAATGCTTACCTCAAATCCCGCTCATTGACTTCGCCAGTTATTTCGTCCCGTGATTGCAGGTTCTGCCATATGCAGGAAACTGTTCCTTCATGGGAAAAGAATATCCAGCAGCAAGGCTATCATATTTACGAACTGGAAGGTTGCAGGTAA
- the lptC gene encoding LPS export ABC transporter periplasmic protein LptC has product MKKIITRLAFLWVLIAAVSCENDMEAVMNLDKKAAAVEEGKNINSLYSQDGHVKANLTAPTMLRHLAVPIYVEFNNGLKVLFYNDTLSVESTLTARYGKYFENDANIFLKDHVVVINKKGERLDCEELNWDSKKQQFISNTPVRISTETDTLYGTGLISNQDFTNYTILHPTGPFVVQDTTMLD; this is encoded by the coding sequence ATGAAGAAAATAATTACGCGTTTAGCGTTCCTGTGGGTCCTGATAGCTGCCGTATCGTGCGAAAACGATATGGAGGCTGTGATGAACCTCGATAAAAAAGCCGCCGCTGTAGAGGAAGGGAAGAATATTAACTCCCTGTACAGTCAGGATGGTCATGTAAAAGCCAATCTGACAGCCCCCACAATGCTGCGCCACCTGGCAGTACCTATCTATGTGGAGTTTAATAACGGACTGAAGGTATTGTTTTACAACGATACCCTGAGCGTAGAGAGTACCCTGACAGCCCGCTATGGCAAATATTTTGAGAATGATGCCAATATCTTTCTGAAAGATCATGTGGTAGTTATCAACAAGAAAGGAGAAAGGCTGGACTGCGAGGAGCTGAACTGGGATTCTAAAAAGCAACAGTTTATTTCCAATACGCCGGTGAGGATCAGTACGGAAACAGATACCCTATATGGTACCGGTCTGATTTCCAACCAGGACTTTACAAACTACACCATCTTGCATCCTACCGGTCCGTTTGTGGTACAGGACACCACCATGCTGGACTAA
- a CDS encoding LON peptidase substrate-binding domain-containing protein produces MTNFIPIFPLGIVVYPEEQLNLHIFEPRYKQLIRECIAEQKTFGIPAVINNKIVEYGTLVEVVRVEKSYESGELDVVTRGTKVFRVLEVIKSIPDKLYSGAIVNYPENQFNSNERLQKQVLQAVRELHNLLQVNKSFKKEDADLLSYDMAHHAGLSLHEEYELLHLFQEMQRLEYLKRHLLKVVPVMAEMERLKDRVNLNGHFRNLSAGDI; encoded by the coding sequence ATGACGAATTTCATTCCAATATTTCCGCTTGGTATTGTGGTTTATCCTGAAGAGCAGCTAAACCTGCATATATTTGAGCCGAGATATAAACAGCTTATCCGGGAATGTATAGCCGAGCAGAAAACTTTTGGAATTCCCGCAGTGATTAACAATAAGATAGTAGAGTACGGTACATTGGTAGAGGTAGTTCGAGTGGAAAAGTCTTATGAAAGTGGAGAGCTGGATGTCGTAACAAGGGGAACAAAGGTGTTTCGCGTACTGGAAGTGATCAAATCCATTCCAGACAAGTTATACTCAGGTGCTATAGTCAACTACCCGGAGAATCAATTTAACTCGAACGAGCGCTTACAAAAGCAGGTATTACAGGCTGTAAGAGAGCTACACAACCTGCTACAGGTGAATAAAAGCTTTAAGAAAGAAGACGCTGACCTGCTTTCTTACGATATGGCCCACCATGCGGGATTGTCGCTGCATGAGGAGTACGAATTGCTTCACCTGTTCCAGGAAATGCAGCGGCTGGAATACCTGAAGCGACACCTGCTAAAGGTCGTGCCTGTTATGGCGGAAATGGAACGGTTGAAGGACCGGGTGAATTTGAATGGGCATTTTCGAAACCTGTCGGCAGGTGATATTTAG